In the Bombus vancouverensis nearcticus unplaced genomic scaffold, iyBomVanc1_principal scaffold0033, whole genome shotgun sequence genome, one interval contains:
- the LOC143304394 gene encoding uncharacterized protein LOC143304394 isoform X1 gives MPNANQWGYELSSFDFPYLLVSPSSFPPRHFGSCSAKLRCDESIQSSSFLSITWITLRQTYHSFNFSVFFGNVLTVAQKPRTFPNNQQSFIVFCSAGIARQFDGVTLLFLCSS, from the exons atgCCGAATGCAAACCAGTGGGGCTACGAATTATC ATCGTTTGACTTTCCGTATCTGCTTGTATCTCCGTCATCCTTCCCACCACGCCACTTTGGAAGCTGCTCAGCGAAACTAAGGTGCGACGAGTCCATTCAGTCGTCTTCTTTTCTATCGATAACATGGATCACGTTGCGTCAG ACATATCACAGCTTCAACTTTTCCGTCTTCTTTGGGAATGTTCTAACAGTGGCTCAGAAGCCAAGAAC CTTTCCAAATAATCAGCAGTCATTCATCGTGTTTTGTTCTGCTGGGATAGCACGGCAGTTCGATGGCGTAACGCTTCTGTTCCTCTGTTCCTcctaa
- the LOC143304394 gene encoding uncharacterized protein LOC143304394 isoform X2, with protein MRRQLAVMLPADWGLTYHSFNFSVFFGNVLTVAQKPRTFPNNQQSFIVFCSAGIARQFDGVTLLFLCSS; from the exons aTGCGTAGACAACTGGCTGTCATGTTGCCCGCGGATTGGGGCCTG ACATATCACAGCTTCAACTTTTCCGTCTTCTTTGGGAATGTTCTAACAGTGGCTCAGAAGCCAAGAAC CTTTCCAAATAATCAGCAGTCATTCATCGTGTTTTGTTCTGCTGGGATAGCACGGCAGTTCGATGGCGTAACGCTTCTGTTCCTCTGTTCCTcctaa
- the LOC143304394 gene encoding uncharacterized protein LOC143304394 isoform X3, whose protein sequence is MNFHGNLTYHSFNFSVFFGNVLTVAQKPRTFPNNQQSFIVFCSAGIARQFDGVTLLFLCSS, encoded by the exons atgaattttcatggaaatctg ACATATCACAGCTTCAACTTTTCCGTCTTCTTTGGGAATGTTCTAACAGTGGCTCAGAAGCCAAGAAC CTTTCCAAATAATCAGCAGTCATTCATCGTGTTTTGTTCTGCTGGGATAGCACGGCAGTTCGATGGCGTAACGCTTCTGTTCCTCTGTTCCTcctaa